The following are encoded together in the Streptomyces rapamycinicus NRRL 5491 genome:
- the rsgA gene encoding ribosome small subunit-dependent GTPase A translates to MFNTSTGSSASSGSSHSSGSSGSASPYSLAAYGWDDGWAETFAPYAAQGLVPGRVLRVDRGQCDLVTPSGLARADTELVTPRDPLRIVCTGDWATVDAEGDPRYVRTLLPRRTALVRSTSSKRSDGQVLAANVDHAVIAVSLAAELDLGRVERFTALAWESGAQPLLVLTKADLVPDPDTLAHLVSDTETAAPGVRVLAVSSATGDGLEELGALLASGTAVLLGQSGAGKSTLANALVGEAVQDVRAIRDSDGKGRHTTTTRDLLPLPSGGVLIDTPGLRGVGLWDAEGGVAQAFAEIEELAERCRFPDCAHQAEPGCAVLAAIDDGSLPERRLESYRKLLRENERLAARTDARLRAELRRDWKQRQALGRHMMERKRGPKRQR, encoded by the coding sequence GTGTTCAACACTTCCACCGGCTCTTCTGCCTCTTCTGGTTCCTCTCACTCGTCTGGCTCCTCCGGCTCCGCGTCTCCGTACTCCCTCGCCGCCTATGGCTGGGACGACGGCTGGGCGGAGACGTTCGCCCCGTACGCCGCACAGGGCCTGGTGCCCGGCCGGGTGCTCCGGGTGGACCGTGGCCAGTGCGATCTCGTCACCCCGAGCGGCCTGGCACGGGCCGACACCGAATTGGTGACGCCGCGCGATCCGCTGCGGATCGTGTGCACCGGCGACTGGGCCACCGTGGACGCCGAGGGCGATCCGCGTTACGTGCGTACGCTGCTGCCGCGCCGTACCGCCCTCGTACGGTCCACCTCCTCCAAGCGTTCGGACGGTCAGGTGCTGGCGGCCAACGTCGACCACGCCGTCATCGCCGTCTCCCTCGCCGCCGAGCTCGACCTGGGCCGGGTGGAGCGGTTCACCGCGCTCGCCTGGGAGAGCGGCGCCCAGCCGCTGCTCGTCCTCACCAAGGCCGATCTGGTGCCCGACCCGGACACCCTCGCCCATCTGGTGTCCGACACCGAGACGGCGGCGCCCGGTGTACGGGTGCTCGCGGTGAGCTCCGCGACGGGGGACGGGCTGGAGGAGCTCGGCGCCCTGCTCGCCTCCGGCACCGCCGTGCTGCTCGGCCAGTCCGGCGCGGGCAAGTCCACGCTCGCGAACGCGCTGGTGGGCGAGGCCGTCCAGGACGTACGGGCGATCCGCGACAGCGACGGCAAGGGGCGGCACACCACGACCACCCGCGATCTGCTGCCCCTGCCCTCGGGCGGGGTGCTGATCGACACCCCGGGGCTGCGCGGGGTGGGGCTGTGGGACGCCGAGGGCGGTGTCGCACAGGCGTTCGCCGAGATCGAGGAGCTCGCCGAGCGGTGCCGCTTCCCCGACTGCGCCCACCAGGCCGAGCCGGGGTGCGCGGTGCTCGCCGCGATCGACGACGGCTCGCTGCCGGAGCGGCGGCTGGAGAGCTACCGCAAGCTGCTCCGCGAGAACGAGCGGCTCGCGGCCCGTACGGACGCGCGGCTGCGGGCCGAGCTGCGGCGGGACTGGAAGCAGCGGCAGGCGCTCGGCCGCCACATGATGGAACGCAAGCGGGGGCCGAAGCGGCAGCGGTAG